Within the Cryptococcus neoformans var. neoformans B-3501A chromosome 1, whole genome shotgun sequence genome, the region CAGGCCGTATCAGGAGATGAGTCTAGCCAAAATGTTTGGTAACGGTAGAGCCAGGTCAGGTATCATTGTCTTACCTTGTGGAGCGGGAAAAACGCTGGTGGGCATAACTGCGGCATGTACGATCAAGAAGAGCGCGTTGGTGCTCTGTACTTCTGCGTTGgtttgtttttcttttctcgttGTGCAAGCCTCTGACGTTATACGGGTAGTGTATCGGTAGCCCAATGGAAGCAACAATTCCTTCACTTCTCCAACATCTCGGAACGACAGATCTGTGCCTTCACCCAGggcgaaaaagaaatgTTCAGTACGTCGGCGGGCATCGTCATCTCAACCTACTCCATGATTGCCAAAACTGGCAAGCGAGCGCATGATGCGGAAAAGATGATGCAGTTCCTTCGGTCCAGGGAATGGGGATTTTTACTGTTGGATGAAGTGCATGTGACTCCGGCGGATATGTTCAGAAAATGTATCAATAATTTCAAAGTGCATGCCAAGTTGGGTCTCACTGGTGAGTCTTTGCGGTTCAGTGGATTGACAATGATATGGAGACTAACGTGAAAAAATAGCAACGCTGGTAAGGGAGGATGATAGGATTGGGGATTTGGGATACTTGATTGGTCCAAAGTTGTACGAAGCCAATTGGATGGATCTCGCTAAAAATGGCCATATTGCCACTGTCCAGGTATGTTTCGTTGCCCAATTTTTTTTGTCCATACACTACTGAGCAAGAcgttttattttttttaGTGTGCCGAAGTTTGGTGCCCCATGACTCCAGAATTTTATCGCGAATATTTACGGAATCCTTCTCGCAAACGCATCCTTTTGCACGCCATGAACCCGAACAAGATTCAAGCATGTCAGTTCTTGATCAACTATCATGAGAGCCGAGGCGACAAGGTGATCGTATTTTCCGACAATGTGTTTGCACTCGAGGTGAGTTGTCTTGGGCTCGAGAAAATCTTGGTTTGTACTGACGGGACGAATAGGCGTACGCCAAAAAGTTGGGCAAGTCTTTTATTCACGGCGGGACGCCTGAAGGCGAACGGTTGCGGATTCTTTCGCGATTCCAACATGACCCCCAGCTGaacaccatcttcctctccaaggTCGGTGATACTTCTATCGACTTGCCTGAAGCTACTTGCTTGATCCAAATATCTTCCCATTTTGGTTCTCGGCGACAAGAAGCTCAGCGATTGGGTAGGATTCTGAGGGCAAAGCGAAGAAATGACGAGGGTTTCAACGCCTTTTTTTATTCGCTTGTTTCCAAAGATACTCAGGAGATGTTCTATTCCTCGAAGCGGCAAGGATTCTTGATTGACCAAGGTTACGCGTTCAAAGTGATCACCGAACTTCACGGTCTTCATAGCATGCCCAACCTCGTTTTCGCTTCCAAGGACGAACAGCTGTCATTGCTAGAGTCGGTACTGAACCAGGGTGATGCCGCGGCAGAGACGGCGGACCATTATATGAGGTTGAATGGGGGTAAGCATCTCAAGAGGATTGCGGGCACTCAGCCGAGTACGAGTGGGACGACGGTGCAGAGGTTCATGGCACCGTTGGAGCATTTGAGTGGAGGGCAGAATATCAGTT harbors:
- a CDS encoding hypothetical protein (Match to EST gb|CF186620.1|CF186620; HMMPfam hit to Helicase_C, Helicase conserved C-terminal domain, score: 49.8, E(): 7.6e-12), which translates into the protein MSEPSSPASSLDFFESDASADSDYDEAPRRTRKQPSKKYGARHGTSTPTASGSGSGTKIKINLSSLQRRAVEGNTAVEQEEEGDEDEEGYFDGLIGKRGVDLSGQTLKGDHSLRPLWVDDRGNIIVEAFAPFAKQAQDFLVAISEPVSRPALIHEYRITKPSLHSAMSIGLETKVIIEVLSRLSKTPLSPRLVARIEEWTASFGKVRLVLKDNRYFLETSVPEFLQKLMNDEVIKECMVHREEVTGPTVFGAEEGARPRRDFAIPGTEEARRRERGEDAEQTRENDAVLGAVIGISEADEMDDEDDKVHSFEVSGERMEDVRRRCKDIDLPALEEYDFRNDTINPNLDIQLKPMTVIRPYQEMSLAKMFGNGRARSGIIVLPCGAGKTLVGITAACTIKKSALVLCTSAVSVAQWKQQFLHFSNISERQICAFTQGEKEMFSTSAGIVISTYSMIAKTGKRAHDAEKMMQFLRSREWGFLLLDEVHVTPADMFRKCINNFKVHAKLGLTATLVREDDRIGDLGYLIGPKLYEANWMDLAKNGHIATVQCAEVWCPMTPEFYREYLRNPSRKRILLHAMNPNKIQACQFLINYHESRGDKVIVFSDNVFALEAYAKKLGKSFIHGGTPEGERLRILSRFQHDPQLNTIFLSKVGDTSIDLPEATCLIQISSHFGSRRQEAQRLGRILRAKRRNDEGFNAFFYSLVSKDTQEMFYSSKRQGFLIDQGYAFKVITELHGLHSMPNLVFASKDEQLSLLESVLNQGDAAAETADHYMRLNGGKHLKRIAGTQPSTSGTTVQRFMAPLEHLSGGQNISYREQNKSVNKELSREVRQNKRAGGSSSGKDSHSIFKKRKTELAAAKKQRETGF